A window of Sporosarcina luteola genomic DNA:
GAACATCGCGATCGCCATCATCACGGTGAACGCGGTGTCGGGCGCCACCGCGACCAGCACGGCCGCCACCGCGACGCCGCTCGTCGAGATCCACAGCGCCGCGCGCGGCACGCCGTTCGCGCCGAGCCGGCCGAACACTGCGGGCGCGAGGCGCGCGCGCGACAGGCTGAACATCATCCGCGTCGTCACGTAGAGCTGGCTGTTCATCGCCGACAGCGCCGCGATCAGCAGCACTAAATTGAT
This region includes:
- a CDS encoding amino acid permease; this encodes MSIEAVAIAAGEARDPQHAVTRAFRSTVFRLVLFYLLTLSLMLAIVPWTQAGTDESPFVKVMAATHVPYAAGVINLVLLIAALSAMNSQLYVTTRMMFSLSRARLAPAVFGRLGANGVPRAALWISTSGVAVAAVLVAVAPDTAFTVMMAIAMF